From the Synechococcus sp. Nb3U1 genome, the window CGGGTTCATCGCCGCTAAGCCCATCCCTCTGGTGCTGCGCAATATTAACAGCTTCACGTTGGGGGCCAAAAGCGTCAATCCCGACATTAGCACGCAGGTGATTTTCACTGGAGACTGGGCCTTGCCCGTTAAAGAAGCGGAAGCGGCCAACAGCATGGCCGACCAAGGCATTGACGTGCTCACCTGCCACGTGGATAGCCCTAAGATCGTCATCGAAACCGCAGAACGACGCGGCCTGATGAGCTGTGGCCACAACACCAGCCAGGCAGCTTTGGCCCCCAATGGTTATTTGACGGGGGCAGAATACGACTGGACGAGTGTATACACCCAGTTTGCCGAAGATATTCAGGCGGGCAAAACCCTGATGAACGGCGGGATCCCCCATCTGATTCGGGGTGGGATTAAGGAGAAATTCATCAAGGTCTCCCCCTGGGGATCCGCTGCCAGCGAGGAGGCCAAAAAAGCCGGAGAAGAAGCTCTAGCCCAACTCCAGGCGGGATCTCTGGTGATCTACAAAGGCCCCCTCAAGGACAACACCGGCAAAGAGGTAGTACCTGCCGGGGCGGAATATGGCCAGCGGGCGATTGAGTTGGAATCTATGGATTACCTAGTGGAAGGCGTGATTGGGAGCACCTCCAGCTAATGGCAACCACCACTTCTGCTGTTTCCTCTGCGGCTCCTCTGCGGTGGCGTT encodes:
- a CDS encoding BMP family ABC transporter substrate-binding protein; translation: MSQSPFRHLYTRRQIIRTSAAAAALTLTSQLWRAQAQNKEITIGFIYVGPKDDFGWNQAHAEANVGLSGLDWVKTVEEESVPETVAVEESMRAMIEQDGATVIFPTSFGYYDPHVLKVAREYPEVQFFHAGGLYIEGVHPENVGTYFGYLDEGHYINGVLAGSMTKSNRLGFIAAKPIPLVLRNINSFTLGAKSVNPDISTQVIFTGDWALPVKEAEAANSMADQGIDVLTCHVDSPKIVIETAERRGLMSCGHNTSQAALAPNGYLTGAEYDWTSVYTQFAEDIQAGKTLMNGGIPHLIRGGIKEKFIKVSPWGSAASEEAKKAGEEALAQLQAGSLVIYKGPLKDNTGKEVVPAGAEYGQRAIELESMDYLVEGVIGSTSS